The Arachis hypogaea cultivar Tifrunner chromosome 16, arahy.Tifrunner.gnm2.J5K5, whole genome shotgun sequence genome contains a region encoding:
- the LOC112759145 gene encoding uncharacterized protein, giving the protein MASQNEGTKQMNNEGNSKRKRLRTLSQIESQRSPLKIRSLVKSLGKIQFTSAYSLLKQFQIKREHVLAACGANSSKHETRKKGKMPEKVLRRGDDEGQSKMVTKKITNIGDGEDQIKMPTKNSNEENHLVKMKAIEHEDQGGKKPSRKKVPMKKSKVEGDKVKKLTNKMLLKESNEQDANEEEHKIESLIPAMTLDEFFEKYGISLDENDEEYEYDCDELNPTVSDSSDTQLGTKKKKVRGPTQLKHIHALETQIELTWYNGKPIGPTKTQVQLFSRFLGTLARNSNLVTLLYTNWQAVSIETKTSMLDYAKSKYNIPSDAEPWVIDTIGEAWKQFNKRIKKYHYTPYNSFREMMKNRPMTVPELHFRKLVQFWRLDIIKVISDKNRENRSKQKWNHRMGPVSFELVRAELRAKKEDNEDPSQSEMFVVTRTSKKGETDSGTQETIEHLQNLKEAGYNDDEAVQTVFGKERHGRVRFYGRSVTKSSLKKEKEIRQMQQQHNEVVSTMEKNQNNLTSKLDGLTNLIKTLLQQVNPGMSAEQVQVMIEAAQQSPPDASSAPNDARRSIPPSLGSNHV; this is encoded by the exons ATGGCATCTCAAAATGAAGGAACTAAGCA GATGAACAATGAAGGAAATTCCAAAAGAAAAAGGTTAAGAACCCTATCACAAATAGAGTCACAAAGAAGTCCCTTGAAGATAAGGAGTCTGGTAAAAAGTTTAGGAAAAATTCAATTCACAAGTGCTTATTCCTTGCTAAaacaatttcaaataaaaaggGAACATGTTTTAGCTGCATGTGGGGCTAATAGTAGTAAACATGAGACAAGGAAAAAGGGCAAGATGCCGGAAAAGGTGCTGAGAAGAGGTGACGATGAAGGTCAAAGCAAAATGGTAACCAAGAAGATAACAAACATCGGAGACGGTGAGGATCAAATCAAGATGCCAACAAAGAATTCCAACGAAGAAAATCATCTAGTCAAGATGAAAGCCATTGAACATGAGGATCAAGGTGGGAAGAAGCCATCTAGGAAGAAGGTGCCAATGAAGAAATCAAAGGTGGAGGGTGATAAAGTCAAGAAGCTGACCAATAAGATGCTGCTGAAGGAATCGAATGAACAAGATGCCAACGAAGAAGAACATAAGATTGAGTCTCTTATCCCTGCTATGACTTTAGacgaattttttgaaaaatatgggATATCattagatgaaaatgatgaagaataTGAATATGATTGTGATGAGCTCAATCCAACCGTTAGTGATAGTAGTGACACTCAACTCg gtaccaaaaagaaaaaagttcgTGGTCCCACCCAACTCAAGCATATTCATGCTTTGGAGACACAAATAGAGTTAACATGGTACAATGGCAAACCCATAGGCCCAACAAAGACACAGGTTCAATTGTTTAGTCGATTCTTGGGAACACTTGCAAGAAACTCTAATTTGGTCACATTGTTATATACTAATTGGCAAGCTGTGTCCATTGAGACTAAAACTTCAATGTTGGATTATGCAAAG TCTAAATATAACATTCCTAGTGATGCTGAGCCTTGGGTGATAGATACCATTGGAGAGGCATGGAAGCAATTTAATAAACGCATAAAGAAATATCACTATACACCGTACAACTCATTTAGAGAGATGATGAAAAATCGTCCAATGACTGTACCTGAActgcattttcgaaaattagttcaattttggAGGCTTGATATCATCAAA GTTATTTCTGACAAAAATCGTGAAAATAGATCCAAGCAAAAATGGAATCATCGAATGGGTCCAGTTAGTTTTGAATTAGTGCGCGCTGAATTG CGAGCAAAGAAGGAGGACAATGAAGATCCATCACAATCTGAGATGTTTGTTGTAACTCGTACGAGCAAAAAAGGAGAGACTGATTCGGGAACACAAGAGACAATT GAACATCTTCAAAATTTGAAAGAAGCAGGATACAATGATGATGAAGCAGTTCAAACAGTTTTCGGGAAGGAGAGACATGGAAGAGTTCGTTTTTATGGTCGATCAGTCACAAAATCCTCTCTTAAAAAGGAGAAGGAAATCCGACAAATGCAGCAACAACATAATGAAGTGGTTTCAACTAtggagaaaaatcaaaataacttAACTTCCAAGTTGGATGGTTTAACAAACTTGATTAAAACGTTGTTGCAACAAGTCAATCCTGGTATGAGTGCAGAACAAGTGCAAGTAATGATAGAAGCTGCCCAACAATCTCCGCCTGACGCGAGTAGTGCACCAAATGATGCGCGGCGAAGCATTCCTCCTTCACTTGGATCGAACCATGTATAA
- the LOC140179788 gene encoding uncharacterized protein, translating to MREHCEQQKQDKRKRKWNIVKDQNEDFIEWFTRRAMKDDVPGWLRQLSKGLNKVAKSFSAYVVNGYRFHTKRREVMRKTQNSGVTVVAETTSFASVKDKKPIKANIRYYGRIMDIIELDYYSQFKVMLFKCEWFMAEEDNYGLTYVHFNKRCYQDEPFVLASQAHQCFYVKDPYIPQKHYVMKTVPRDLFNVGVQLQFDPNIRGPHESANSPIPLSDIGEVDLVRQGMRPTIVDVTPNKIKPKDKEIVSDDLDSDAEFEVVHKL from the exons ATGAG AGAACATTGTGAGCAACAAAAGCAAGACAAGCGGAAGCGGAAGTGGAACATCGTTAAAGATCAGAATGAAGACTTTATCGAGTGGTTTACGAGACGTGCCATGAAGGATGATGTTCCCGGTTGGTTACGACAGCTGTCTAAGGGTCTAAATAAAGTTGCAAAATCATTTTCTGCTTATGTTGTCAACGGGTACAGATTTCATACTAAGCGACGAGAAGTGATGCGAAAAACGCAAAATAGTGGTGTCACTGTGGTGGCTGAAACTACAAGCTTTGCGAGTGTTAAGGACAAAAAACCAATAAAGGCCAATATAAGATATTATGGTAGAATCATGGATATTATCGAGTTAGACTATTATAGCCAATTTAAAGTTATGTTATTTAAGTGTGAGTGGTTTATGGCTGAGGAAGATAATTATGGTTTGACATACGTTCATTTCAACAAAAGATGTTACCAAGACGAACCATTTGTGTTGGCAAGCCAAGCACACCAGTGCTTTTATGTGAAAGATCCATATATTCCCCAAAAGCATTATGTGATGAAAACGGTTCCCAGAGATTTGTTTAATGTTGGTGTCCAATTACAGTTTGACCCTAACATAAGAGGGCCACATGAATCGGCGAATAGTCCGATACCCTTAAGTGATATTGGTGAGGTAGACTTGGTTAGACAGGGTATGCGACCTACTATTGTTGATGTGACACCGAACAAGATCAAACCTAAAGACAAAGAAATAGTATCTGATGATTTAGACAGTGATGCTGAATTTGAGGTAGTGCACAAATTGTAA